From the genome of Paracidovorax avenae:
GCACGCAGGGCATCGGCATCCAGTTTCCCAAGGACGACAAGTCCCGCGTGCTCAAGGCCCGCATCGAGGAGATCCTGGGCACGGCCCTGGCCTCCGAGCGGCCCACCCAGACCATCTGAGCCGGTCCGCCGCGTCCGCGCCGCCCTGGGACGCAACGGGCCGGTGCGCCCTCGCGCCGGCTCCGCTGCCCGAGGGCCGGCGTCCTTTCCCCGGCCGGAACCCGGCCGTGCCGCCGTTCTCCTACGGCCGTGGCGCCCGGCGCCGCCTAACATTCCTGCTGCCATGTTCACCGATTCGCACTGCCACCTGAGCTTTCCCGAACTGTCCGCGCAACTGCCCGCCATCCGCCAGGCCATGGACGAGGCGCGTGTCACCCGCGCGCTGTGCATCTGCACCACCATGGAGGAGTTCGGCGACGTGCATGCGCTCGCGCTCGCCCACGACAACTTCTGGAGCACGGTGGGCGTGCACCCCGACAACGAGGGCGTCACCGAGCCGTCGGTGCAGGACCTGCTGGAACGCGCGGCGCTGCCCCGGGTCATCGCCATCGGCGAGACGGGGCTGGACTACTACGGCATGGAAAACCGCAAGGGCGGCCGCAGCATCGCCGACCTGGAGTGGCAGCGCGAGCGCTTCCGCACCCACATCCGCGCCGCCCGGGCCTGCGGCAAGCCGCTGGTGATCCATACCCGCAGCGCTTCCGACGACACCCTCGCCATCCTCCGGGAAGAGGGCGAGGACGGCGCGGGCAACCGCGCGGGCGGCGTCTTCCACTGTTTCACCGAGACGGCCGAGGTGGCGCGCGCGGCGCTGGACCTCGGCTACTACATCTCGTTCTCGGGCATCCTCACCTTCAAGAATGCCCAGCCGCTGCGCGACGTGGCGGCCTTCGTGCCGCTCGACCGCATGCTCATCGAGACCGACAGCCCCTACCTCGCGCCCGTGCCCTACCGGGGCAAGACCAACAACCCGTCCTACGTGCCCTTCGTGGCGCAGCAGATCGCGGCGCTTAGGGGCATGCAGGCCGAGGCCGTGGGCGAGGCCACGAGCCGGAATTTCGACACGCTCTTTTTCCGAAAGGATGCTCCATGACGCAGCTTCGCCACCTGTCGCGGCGCCTGTTCGTCTCCGCCGCTGCGCTGGCCGGCGCGGGCCTGTGTGCCGCCTGCGCGCACGCAGGCGCCTATGACGATTTCTTCACCGCCATCGTGCGCGACCAGGGCGACGACATCACCGCGCTCGTGCGGCGCGGGTTCGATCCCAACACGCGCAACCCGAAGGGCGACGTCGGCCTTACGCTGGCCCTGCAGCAGGGCTCGATGCGGGCGTTCGACGCGCTCATGGCCGCGCCCGGCATCAAGGTGGAAACGCGCAACTCCAAGGACGAGAGCCCGCTCATGATCGCCTGCCTGCGCGGGCAGGTCGCCGCCGTGCGCGCGCTCATCGCCAAGGATGGCGACGTCAACAAGACCGGCTGGACCCCGCTGCACTATGCCGCTTCCGGCACCACCGACCAGCAGCTGGAAATCACCCGCCTGCTCATCGACCAGAGCGCCTACATCGACGCCGAGTCCCCCAACGGCACCACGCCGCTCATGATGGCCGTGAGCTATGGCCGGGCCGACGTGGCGCGCTTCCTGGTGGAGCAGGGCGCGGACCCCACCATCAAGAACCAGCTCGGCCTCACCGCCGCGGACTTCGCCCGGCGCGCTGCGCGGCAGGACATGGTGGACCTCGTCGCGCAGGCCCTGCAGCGCCGCCAGCCCAACCGCGGCAAGTGGTGACCGGGTAGCGGGTGGAGGCCGTCCCTCAGCCGCCCGCGAGGGCGGAGCCCTTCAGGCGCGCATAGAGCCCGCCGCGCGCCTGCAGTTCGGCATCCGTGCCCTGTTCCACGATGCGGCCGCGCTCCATCACCACCACCCGGTCGGCATGCTCGATGGTGGAGAGACGGTGCGCGATCACCAGCGTGGTGCGCCCGCGCATGAGGCGCTGCAGGGCATCCTGCACCAGCCGCTCGGATTCGGTGTCGAGGGCCGAGGTGGCCTCGTCCAGGATCAGGATCGGCGCATCCTTGTAGAGTGCCCGCGCGATCGCCAGGCGCTGGCGCTGGCCGCCGGAGAGCTGAACGGCGTTGTGGCCCACCAGCGTGTGCATGCCCTGGGGCATCGACGCCACGTGCGCCGACAGGTTGGCCGCTTCCAGGCAGGCCTGCACGCGTGCCTCGTCCACGTCCGCGCCCAGGGCCACGTTGGCCGCCACGGTGTCGTTGAACATCACCACGTCCTGGCTCACCATGGCGAACTGCGAGCGCAGCGCGGACAGGTTCCATTCCTCCAGGGGCCGGCCGTCGAGCAGCACGCGTCCCTCGGTGGGCTGCAGGAAGCGCGGCAGCAGGTTCACCAGCGTGGTCTTGCCGGCGCCCGAGGGACCCACCAGCGCGACGACCTCGCCGGGCCGCACCGACAGGTGCAGCCGGTCCAGCGCGGGCGCCTGCTCGGCACCGAAAGCCACCGTCACGCCCTCGAGCTCCAGCGCTCCCTGTGCCCGCTCCTTCGGCGCGTGCTGGCCGCCCGACTCGGCCGGTGCGCTTTCCAGCAGTACCAGGCCGCGCTCCAGCGCGGCGACGCCGCGCGTCAGCGGGTTGGCCACGTCCGCCAGCCGGCGGATGGGCGCGATCAGCATCAGCATCGCCGCCATGAAGGCCGCGAAGCCGCCCACGGTCACTTCCCGCGTCTGTCCGATGTGGCTCTGCCAGAGCGCCACGCAGATCACGGCCGACAGGGCCGCCGCGGCCAGCAATTGCGTCAGCGGAGTCATCGCGGCCGAGGCGATCGTGGCCTTGATCGCCAGGCGCCGCAGGCTCTGGCTGAGCACCCCGAAGCGGCGCGCCTGCCCGGGCTGCGCGCTGTGCAGCCGCACCATGCGGTGGGCCAGCACGTTTTCCTCCACCACGTAGGCGAGCTGGTCCGTCGCCTCCTGGCTGCTCTTGGTGATCTGGTAGAGGCGGCGCGACAGCGTCTTCATGATCCAGGCCACGCCGGGCACCAGGAACGCGACGATGAGCGTCAGCTGCCAGTTCAGGTAGAGCAGGTACACCAGCAGCGCCACCAGCGTGAAGCCATCGCGCGAAATGCCCAGCAGCGCCTGCACCAGCTGCGTGGCGCCGTTCTGCACTTCGTACACCACCGTGTTCGACAGGGTGCTCGCCGACTGGCGGGAAAACAGCGCCATCTCCGCCGACAGCAGGCGCTCGAACAGCGTCTCGCGCAGCTTCAGCATGCCTTCGTTGGCGATGCGGGCCAGGGCGTACTGCCCGCCGAACTGCGCGAGACCGCGTATGAAGAACACCCCCATGACGGCCACCGGCACCAGCCAGAGCTTGAGCGAGCCTTCCGTGAAGCCCTGGTCGAGCAAGGGCTTGAGCAGCGCGGGGATCAGCGGCTCTGTCACCGCGGCCACCACGGTGGCCAGCACCGCCAGCGACCAGGCGAGGCGCTGTCCCCCGAAGTACGAGGACATGCGCCGCAGGCGCGTGAACAGGGAAGGGGGGGCGGATGCGGGAGCCGCGGCGGTGTCCGTCGCGGGGGATCCCTGGGGGGCGGAGGCTTGCATGAAGGGCGGATTCTACGTAGGACCGCGCCGGCAACTTGCACAGTTTGTCACAGGGCTGTCCGCCCTGTGTGTAACATTCGGCCCCTGACCTTTCCGGTTTCCCTCCGGCGAATGGCCCGGTATCCCAACGCTGTCAATGACTTCAGACCGCCCATCCCATCCCCTCGCCGCGGCCCTGCCGCACGCCACGCGCCGCCACGCCATCGTGGCCCTCGCCTCCGCAGCCTCCTTTCCCGCCTTCGCGCAGTTCCGCGTAGAGATCACCGGCGTGGGCCTGACCCAGCTGCCGACCGCCATCGCGCCGTTCCGCGGCGAAGAAAGCGCGCCGCAGAAGATCTCCGCCATCGTGCAGGCCGACCTGGAGCGCAGCGGCCAGTTCCGCGCCGTGGACGCCTCCGGT
Proteins encoded in this window:
- a CDS encoding TatD family hydrolase, whose protein sequence is MFTDSHCHLSFPELSAQLPAIRQAMDEARVTRALCICTTMEEFGDVHALALAHDNFWSTVGVHPDNEGVTEPSVQDLLERAALPRVIAIGETGLDYYGMENRKGGRSIADLEWQRERFRTHIRAARACGKPLVIHTRSASDDTLAILREEGEDGAGNRAGGVFHCFTETAEVARAALDLGYYISFSGILTFKNAQPLRDVAAFVPLDRMLIETDSPYLAPVPYRGKTNNPSYVPFVAQQIAALRGMQAEAVGEATSRNFDTLFFRKDAP
- a CDS encoding ankyrin repeat domain-containing protein, which produces MTQLRHLSRRLFVSAAALAGAGLCAACAHAGAYDDFFTAIVRDQGDDITALVRRGFDPNTRNPKGDVGLTLALQQGSMRAFDALMAAPGIKVETRNSKDESPLMIACLRGQVAAVRALIAKDGDVNKTGWTPLHYAASGTTDQQLEITRLLIDQSAYIDAESPNGTTPLMMAVSYGRADVARFLVEQGADPTIKNQLGLTAADFARRAARQDMVDLVAQALQRRQPNRGKW
- the msbA gene encoding lipid A export permease/ATP-binding protein MsbA → MQASAPQGSPATDTAAAPASAPPSLFTRLRRMSSYFGGQRLAWSLAVLATVVAAVTEPLIPALLKPLLDQGFTEGSLKLWLVPVAVMGVFFIRGLAQFGGQYALARIANEGMLKLRETLFERLLSAEMALFSRQSASTLSNTVVYEVQNGATQLVQALLGISRDGFTLVALLVYLLYLNWQLTLIVAFLVPGVAWIMKTLSRRLYQITKSSQEATDQLAYVVEENVLAHRMVRLHSAQPGQARRFGVLSQSLRRLAIKATIASAAMTPLTQLLAAAALSAVICVALWQSHIGQTREVTVGGFAAFMAAMLMLIAPIRRLADVANPLTRGVAALERGLVLLESAPAESGGQHAPKERAQGALELEGVTVAFGAEQAPALDRLHLSVRPGEVVALVGPSGAGKTTLVNLLPRFLQPTEGRVLLDGRPLEEWNLSALRSQFAMVSQDVVMFNDTVAANVALGADVDEARVQACLEAANLSAHVASMPQGMHTLVGHNAVQLSGGQRQRLAIARALYKDAPILILDEATSALDTESERLVQDALQRLMRGRTTLVIAHRLSTIEHADRVVVMERGRIVEQGTDAELQARGGLYARLKGSALAGG